Sequence from the Mycobacterium florentinum genome:
TAAGTTGTGGCCAGGTCGAAAAGCTTCGGGCCACCCCCCAATGCCCAGATGTTCGGCCGCTGGGTGCGTGATTGCCCCAGCCAGGCCTGCTTGAAGGTCCAGTGATTACCCGGCAGATCGACCGGCTCGGTGCTGTCCCATAGTGCGTTGAAGCCTTTCAACTGGTCTTCCAGACGCGCCAATCCTTCGGATCTCTTCCAGCCGTAGGGCGTAACCTGCTTGGCTTCCCCGGCGCCGATCATCACCTTGGCCTTGCCGCCGGTCATGTTGGCGAGGGTCATCATGGTCTGGGTGAGTTCGGCGGGTCCGCGACGGATGGCGTCGGTACTGATCGTCATTCCGATGTCCGGCACCGAAGCGGCCAGGTACGCGCTCATTGCGAAGGCGTCGGAGTAGGAGTCCAGATCGGGGATGATCGCGGCCATCGGGCTGTTGTCCGGGTGCCAGAGCTGACGGGGCCAGAAGTTCGTCATCTGGTCCCAGATCAGGAGTTCGTCGACCACTCCGCTTTGCGCTGCCGCGGCGGCCGCAGCGGCGAAATCGCTTGGTGGCGTGTGGCGGTCACACGAAAATGCCAGGGCGGTGGTGGCGGCCTTACTCATCTCAGTAGCTCCATCGACTCGAGATCGCGTGCTTGTTGGGTGTAGGAGCGGACCATGCCGGCGAACAGCGTGTCACCGCGTTCGGTTCGTTCCAACTGGACCGAGAACGGCACGCTGAGCATCAGCCCGTAGAAAATGCACCAGCGGTAGCTTTCCCATACGTCGTCGAACGTGAAGCCGGTGACTCCCTGCGCGATCAGCCCATCGTGGTAGTGGCGCAACAGGTCTCGTTCCTGCCTACGCCGATCCTCCAATGACAGGCAGCCACCGAGGTATACAGCGACGTCAACCAGCGGCGGTCCCAGGCTGGTCGCCTGCCAGTCGAACACCGCTACCGGAGCGGTCGTGTCGTGTGGGAAAAGGATGTTGTCCATGCGGTAGTCGCCGTGCAAGACGACGGCCGGGCCGGCTGTCATCCGGGTGGCCCACGCGTTCGCATACGGCGCGACCTGCTCCACGAACGCGATGTCTTCGGCAGCAAGGCGGTCGCCGAAGCGCTCCACAAACAATGGCAGGGCCGGCTCAACCCCGGCGAAGAAGTTCTGACTACGGCTGGGGTGGGCGAGCCAATCCTTCTCGCGTAACGCCGGATCCGACCAGCGCGGCGCCTGCAGGTTGACGAGCGCCTCGAGCGCCCGGGCGGCTTGGTCGGGCGTACCGCCGGCGATCATGTCACCCGGTGCGCCGATCTCGCTCAGGTCCTCGAGGAGGAGGGTGAACCGGCCGGTCGACGGTTCGATGTCCGCCCAATACACCCCCGGGACCCGGGTGCCGATGGTCGGCGCGATCTCCTGGTAGAAGCGCACTTCGCCCTCGTAGACACCGAGCGTGACCCCTATTGCGCGGCTGCCGGCGTCCTTGGATGGCCACTTGACCATGGCGGTCTGTGGGACGTCGGATCCAGCATCTTCATAGGTGAGGGCCAACCGCGCGACCGATCCCAACTGGCCGACACTCATCAGTTCGCTTGTGAAGGAGGCGACGCGGCCCCCGTCGAGATGGAGTGCATCGGTCAGCCAGGTAGTGGTGATGTCGTCGGCCGAATCGACGATCTTTGCGATCGGAGGGCCCAGGATATCGGCACCCGGCCCGAGCTCTGTCATCGAGCCCGCCGGATATTGAATATATGTTTGATTAAATTCTGAGCTGGCATGAGAACCTCGACCTCCTTGTCGATCTCCGCTTTCGCCGGTGGACTTCAGCGGTTCAGCTGTCTTGTTTTCCGCCGTTTGGGTACGCGGGTGTCGATAGCACCGATGACCATCTGCAGGCCGTCGCAAAAATGCTGTCCGGGGTCGCCGGTCACCAGCGGGCCGAACAGCGAGACTACGTTGGGAAACTCGGCAACGGGTAGGGCGGCCAAGACCGGTCGCGCCGCGGAGTCCATCGCCGCCAGCTCACGCTGCACCGACCCGACCGTGAACGACGTCAGCGTTGCGAACGACGTGATCACGTCGCGGTCCGGCATCCCGACCGCGCGCAATGCGGCGCACACCACCTCGGCTCCCCGGTAGGCGGCCGTGGTGTCGAGGCGTTGGTTGGCAATGATCGGGACGAGCGTCGGATGCTTGAGCATGACCTCGCGCACCGAGCGAAACAACGTCACCATTTGGTCCTGCCAAGCCATGTCGGGGTCGGGCATATCGATCTCGGCCAGATAGCGGTCGGCAAGCACCGCCAGTAGTTGTTCCTTGGTGCGGATGTAGCCGTAGATCGTCATGACCCCGACGCCACAGCGCTCGGCGAGGCGACGCATGGTCACCGCGTCGATGCCATCGGCGTCGGCGATGTCGGCTGCGGCGTCGACCAACGCCTCGAGGCTCACCTTAGGCACGGCCACGCCGGCTACTCCGGGAAGTGGTCGGGGCACGCATGGCTCGCAAGCGTACATGTACGGTAGCGACACGGGAAGAGCCTGAAACAGTAGACGCTAACTGTCTCATCGATATTCGAGCGGCTGCTACGGCTGCCCGAGGGGCGTGCGGAAATCTGGCTGAGCGTGAAGCTGCCGTGAATAGCGTTGCGCGCCAGTCGGGTCAACCGGCGAGGAGCTGTTGCAGCTGGACGACGTCGGCCTGCCGTGCTTTGACGATCTGCTTGGCCAGGCTGACGGCGTCGACGTTCTTTCCATTCGCGACTTCGCCATTGGCGAGGTCGATTGTTGCCTGGTACAGGCTGATCATCGAATTCAGCCAGAGCGTGTCGAACTCGGGACCGTGCAATGTCGAAAGCTTGGCGAGGGTCTGGTTGTTGTCCGGGGCGTTGGGCGCGGTCGGGGGGCTGCTGGTCCCGTTCGGGTTGTCCTGGCCTTCTTTCCATTGCGCCCGCAAGGCTTTCAAGACCTGCGTGTCCACTTGCAGGGCCGATACGGCCTTGGCGGCGAACGCGACAACGTCGGGATTCTCCGAATGGTCGGGGACCAGCCGAGACATGCTGATCCCTTGGTCCTCGCGCGCGGTCGCGTCGTTCGCGAAGGCGACGTCCGCGGGGGTATAGGCGGCGGGTTCGCCAGTGATCACGGGTGTGTCGTCGCTCCGGGTTGGGTGTGCGTGGTTACCCGACGGCGCGCTGCTACACGACGGGAGGAGCAACGCGATGCACCCGGCCGCGAAAGCGGCTGCGATGCGGGTGGCGAGCGACGGCACGTCGTCAGAGTAGTGGACTTCTCGACGGCCGATTTCGTCGCGGCGCCGGCGGGTCCTGATTGATCGCGTGATGGCGGTCGCCGCGCTCGGCTTTTCGTGCAAATCGCCCAGCGCGGCGACCGCATGCGGGATCCCGGGGGACTTCCCGCGTGACGGTAAGGCGGACGTCGAGCAGTCCGCCGCAGCGGGGTGCACCGGTCAGGTCGCCGCGATCGGCAGGCGGCGGCGGTGTAACCGCCTATGAGTCTTATGTGCCTCGGTGCGCCGCGAGATCGCTTTGACGACACGGCCTCTGAAGGTTTAGCGGCGCTAAACCCCATGGCCGAAAGACCATTCGGTCTACCCCGTCGACCAGCAAGGACGTGGCACGGAAACCGCAAGAACACTCCACCGACGGGCACGGGCCAATCTTTAATATTGATAAAATATTAGTTAAGTGCCGCTATATTTAGCGACACTCACGCTCGACCGGCCAACCGTCCAGGATTTCTCGTCCGGTGCGCCAAAATTGAAGCAAGCCAGGGAAAGTCGACTGATCCGGAGCGGTAGCCGGATTACTTGACACGTGTTTTGAGACGGCAAGGTCAGAAAAGTATTGACTTGAGACTGGTTGCTGCATAATGTGGTCCCGCACACATCAGACTCAGAGTGTGGTCCGGCGCGCATCACCTCGAAGCTGGAAATCGCCGCACGAGGGAGATGGATACGGATGGGGGAGATTGACATAGCGCCAGGAGCGTATTCCTATCCGGCGGCGTGGCGGAGGGCATGTGTGGCGACCACACCGGGCCCGTTCGTGCCCTGCCGCGCTGGGTTCGCGGCAGCCCTTAAAGCCGGCAGCCAGCAAACCAGGAGGGGTTGTTAGTGGTCTCGAATGCCCCACTGATCGGGCTGGCCAAAAAGCCGCTGGACAAACCGGTTCGCGAAGTCGGCAGCTTCATGGCGCTGGCGCTGGACACTGCTGTCCAGGCGTTCCGGCCACCGTTCTTCTGGCGCGAGGTCGTCGAGCAGTGCTGGTTCATTGCCCGGGTCGCGACCTTCCCGGCGGTCGCGCAGTCGATCGCCTTCAACGGGATGGTCGTCTTCCTCTTCGGCGTTGCAACGGTCTCCTTCGGTGCGGGTGACGTGATCGGCGCGGCCTCGGGGCTCGCGACGGTATCGCAGATCGGCCCGGTGACCACGGTGTTCGTCCTAAGCGGCGCCGCCGCCACGGCCATGTGCGCCGATTTGGGCTCCCGAACTATTCGCGAAGAGATCGACGCGATGCGAGTCCTGGGCATCGATCCGGTTCACCGCCTGGTGGTACCCCGGGTGGTCGCCCTCCTCATCACCGGCAATCTGATCAATGCCGTCGTGGTGATCGCCGGGCTGAGTGCGGACTACATGTTCGCGGTCTACGCGCTGAACGGTAACCCCGGTGCGTTCGCGTCGAGCCTCACGCTGCTCACCAATGGCCCCACGGTCGTTGTCAGCTTCCTCAAGGCCTCTGTTTTCGGCGTGCTCGCCGGATTGATCGCCTGTTATAAGGGAATGTCGGCCGGCGGTGGCCCGCAGGGTGTCGGAAACGCCGTCAACGAGACCGTGGTCTTCACGTTCATGGCGCTGCTGATCGCGAACATCATCATCAGCGTCCTCACCGCGACACAGACGTTGGCGACATGACCGCAGACGCGAAGATCGTGGTGAGTGCTCGGTACCCGCGGCTGACCCGCACCGCCAAGACATGGGCCGGCGGTTGGACCCGCCTCGGCGAGCAAATGGAGTTCTATGTCAAGGCTCTGCTTGCCATTCGCACAACCATCGTCAAATACAAATCGGAGACCTTGCGCGTCGTCTCCGAGATGAGCTTGGGCGTCGGTGCGTTGGCCCTGATCGGTGGCGAGGTCGTGATCCTCGCCGTGTTGACCGGCAGCGCGGCGGCCATCGTCGGCATCTTCGGCTACATCCAGGCCAGCAGCATCGGTGTCGGCGCGATCGCCGGATTCTTCTCGGCCTACGCCAACGTGCGCCTGCAGCTTCCGCTCATTGTTGCCAACGGCCTTGCGGCCACCATCGGTGCGGGTGCGACCGCACAACTGGGGGCGATGCGGATCAGCGAGGAGATCGATGCGCTCGAAGTCATCGGCATTCGTTCCATCCCGTACTTGGTGACGACCCGGGTGCTGGCTGGCCTGTTGGTGGTTCCGCCGCTGTACTGCATCACCTTTGTCGGATCGGTCTTTACGACTCGGAGCATCGTGCTCCTCACCTACCACCAGGGAGCCGGAGGTTTCGATCATTACTTCAATACCTTCCTGCTGCCCAGGGACGTCCTGGTGTCGGGGCTCGAATGCACGGTGCAGGCGGTGATCGTCATGCTGATCCACACCTATTACGGCTTCACCGCCACGGGTGGGCCCGCGGGTGTCGGTGAGGCGGTCGGTCGCGCGGTTCGGGCGTCCATCGGTGTATCCATCACCCTCACCTTCGTGCTGTCCCTGGTTCTCTACGGGCAGTCCGGCGACTTTCACCTGTCGGGTTAACGCCGATGAAAAAGACACGTGCGCCGCATCCGGGTTGGTACGCGCTGATTCTGGTTGTGTTGGTTATCGCGGCAATCCCGCTATCCGTGATGGCCTTCAAGAGAGACTTCGTCGACTACGCCAACGTGACCCTGGTGTCCGACCGGGCCGGTCTGGTGATGGACGTCAACGCGGTCGTCAAGTATCGCGGTGTGGAAGTCGGCCGGGTCTCGTCGATCGACGCGAAAAATGGCGCGACCCTCGGGCTGGAGCTCAATCCCAGTCAGCTCAGATACATTCCGGCCAACGTTGAAGCGCAGATCAGTTCGCCGACCGTCTTCGGCGCCAAATACGTCGACCTGCGCCCGCCTGCTGACCCGAGCCGCAAACGTCTCGCCGCGGGAGCGGTGTTGACCACGAACAAGGTGAGCATCGAGTCGAACACGGTGCTCAAGGATCTTGTTAACGTGCTCAACCAGATCGATCCCGCCAAGATCAACGCGGTGGTATCCGCGCTGGCGGAAGGTTTTCGCGGCAAGGGCGAAGTCATCGGCCAGGCCATCACCGATTTCAATCAGGTGCTGATGGAGGTCAATCCCCGCAGCGAATTGCTGCGGTCCGACTGGCGCGCGTTCGGTGAGTTCAGCGACACCTACGCGGGCGCGGCGCAGAGCTTGGTGACGGTGCTGGATGCCGGGGCCGACGCCAGTACCGTCATCACGAGGCAATCCAAAGACCTTGATTACGCCCTGGTCACCCTCGCCGGGCTCGGCAAGAGCGGTAACAAGCTGTTCAGCCCGGCCAACACGACCAACCTCATCCATCTGATCAAGGAGCTCGAGCCGACGACGCGGTTGTTGATGAAATACAACCCCGAACTCACCTGTACGTTCCTCGGCGCCAAGCTCGTCATGGATCGCGGCTACGCCGACGCGTTCACGTTCAACGGGCGATCGTTCCTCGCGGACGCCGGCCTGCTTTTCGGTGACGATGCCTATAGGTATCCGGACAATCTGCCCGTCGTGGACATCAAGGGCGGTCCCGGCGGAACCCCGAGCTGCGGCTCGTTGCCCGACGTCGAGAAGAACTTCCCGCAGCGCTACCTGATCACCAACTCGGGCTTCGGTCCGGGCATAGATGTGCGACCGAACCCGGGCATCGGGTTCCCCGGCTACGCCAACTATGGGCCGGGTGGCCGCGGGACACCGTTGCCGCCGACCTTGAAGGACGAGGGCGGTCCGGCGCCAGGCCCGGTGCCGTACCCCGGGGCGCCGCCCTACGGTGCGCAGCGATACGCGCCAGATGGCACGCCGCTGTTCCCGGGTCTGCCGCCGGCTCCGCCCGCCGGACGACCGAAAGACCCAGGGATGGGCAAGCCGCCGGCCGGTTCCGAGCCATTCGTACCACCGTATCCAGGAACGCCGGCCAAGCCCCGCTAGCGCACCCGACCCGCGTCCGAGAAAGGCGAACATTGCACGAGAACTTCCGAGGCATATTGGTGCGGTTTGCCATCTATGCCACCGTGTGTTCGTTGGGCATTGCTTTGCTGCTTGCCGTTTTCAGTCAGTTCCGTTTCGAGGAGTCGAACAACTACAGCGCGGTTTTCGCCAACGTCTCGGGGCTGCGGGAAAACAATTTTGTCCGCATCGCGGGCGTCGAGGTAGGGAAGGTCAAGTCGATCGCCGTTCAGCCCGATTCCACGGTGCGGGTCGAATTCTCTGCGGACAATTCGGTGACGCTCACCGAGGGGAGTAGGGCGGTTATCCGTTACGACGACCTTTTCGGGGGCAGATTCCTTGCGCTGGAGGAAGGTGCGGGGGGCGTCAAGAAACTCAACCCCGGGGCAACCATCCCGCTGGGCCGCACCCAGCCGGCACTGGATCTGGACGCGTTGATCGGGGGTCTGCGGCCCCTGTTTCGTTCGCTTGACCCCGATCAGGTCAACGCGCTGAGCGGTCAGTTGATACAGGCGCTACAGGGCCAGGGCGCGACGATCGGATCGGTGCTGACTCAGGCGGCGTCGGTCACCGGCACGCTGGCCGATCGCGACCAGTTGTTCGGACAACTCATCACGAACCTGAACACAGTGCTCGCTTCGGCTGGCGACCAGGACCAACAGGTCGCCAAGGCGGTGGACTCGCTATCGACGATCATGCAAACGCTCAAGGACCGACGTAACGACGTCGCGAATGGGTTCAAGGGCGCCGCGCGCCTCTTCAAGGTCGGCAACGAGGTTGTCGAGGCGGCGCGGACTCCGCTCAAACCAGTGGTGGATGAGGGGGGCCGCGTCGCGGGAACCATCATGGCAGACAAGGACTTTGTCGACAATCTGATCAACACCCTGCCCGATGATTACCGGATCATCGGCCGAGAGGGCCTGTACGGCGACTTCTTCACTTTCTATCTCTGCGACGCGATATTGAAGGTGAACGGCAAGAACGGACAGCCGACTTACGTGACATTGGCCAGCCAGCGTTCCGGGAGGTGCACCCCGAAATGATCCGTGCATACCGACGTCTCTTCGAGATGAAGCAATTCTCGGAGCGCAATCCATACAAAATCGGAATAATTGGCATGGCCGCCGTTGCGCTGGCGGTGTTCATTGCGCTGAATTACGACAAGCTGACCTTTCTCACCGGCGACAAGGAATACTCGGCATACTTCGCCGAGGCCGGAGGGCTGGAGACCAACAGCGTCGTGGAGGTCTCGGGCGCCCGCGTCGGGCGGGTGTCGTCTGTCGGCCTGGACGGACCAAAGGTATTGGTCAAGTTCCGCATTCCCGGCGACATACGCCTCGGCGACCGCACCGAGGCGTCGGTCAAATTGAAGACCCTGCTGGGCAGCAAGCTCATCGAGCTCACGCCGCGAGGTGACCGTCCGCTCACCGGGGCGATACCGCTGGAGCGGACCACGTCGGCATACCAGCTGCCCGATGTGCTGGGCGACCTTTCGAAGACGGTCGCCAAGTTGAACACCGACCAGCTGTCGACCGCGCTTTCGGTGGTGGCCAACGAATTCAATGGGACCCCACCGCAAGTCAAGGCGGCGGCAGAGGGAGTGGCTCGGTTCGCCAAGACCCTGGATGAGCGCGATAAAGAGCTGCGGAATCTGCTCGGCAACGCCGCGAAGGTGACCAAGGTCCTCGGCGATCGCAGCGAGCAGATTGTCAACCTCGTCGGCGACACCAACATGCTGCTGGCTCGGCTCAAAGCCGAGGACCGCTACCTGGACAGAATCTTCAACGACAACAGCAATATCGTTCGGGCGCTGATGGGAATCATCGACGACAACCACGCGAACTTGAAACCCACCCTGGAGAAACTCAACGGGGTGCTTGGGCTGCTCAACAATCGCAAGGCGCGCATCCAGGAGGCGCTTAAGGGTCTCAACAGCTTCGCCCTCGCGCTGGGCGAGGCGGTGGCCTCGGGTCCCTTCTTCAAGGCCTACCTGGTGAACCTGTTGCCGGGCCAGTTCGTCCAGCCCTTCATCGACTCCGCCTTCTCCGACCTCGGGTTGGATC
This genomic interval carries:
- a CDS encoding ABC transporter permease, translating into MTADAKIVVSARYPRLTRTAKTWAGGWTRLGEQMEFYVKALLAIRTTIVKYKSETLRVVSEMSLGVGALALIGGEVVILAVLTGSAAAIVGIFGYIQASSIGVGAIAGFFSAYANVRLQLPLIVANGLAATIGAGATAQLGAMRISEEIDALEVIGIRSIPYLVTTRVLAGLLVVPPLYCITFVGSVFTTRSIVLLTYHQGAGGFDHYFNTFLLPRDVLVSGLECTVQAVIVMLIHTYYGFTATGGPAGVGEAVGRAVRASIGVSITLTFVLSLVLYGQSGDFHLSG
- a CDS encoding MCE family protein, with the protein product MKKTRAPHPGWYALILVVLVIAAIPLSVMAFKRDFVDYANVTLVSDRAGLVMDVNAVVKYRGVEVGRVSSIDAKNGATLGLELNPSQLRYIPANVEAQISSPTVFGAKYVDLRPPADPSRKRLAAGAVLTTNKVSIESNTVLKDLVNVLNQIDPAKINAVVSALAEGFRGKGEVIGQAITDFNQVLMEVNPRSELLRSDWRAFGEFSDTYAGAAQSLVTVLDAGADASTVITRQSKDLDYALVTLAGLGKSGNKLFSPANTTNLIHLIKELEPTTRLLMKYNPELTCTFLGAKLVMDRGYADAFTFNGRSFLADAGLLFGDDAYRYPDNLPVVDIKGGPGGTPSCGSLPDVEKNFPQRYLITNSGFGPGIDVRPNPGIGFPGYANYGPGGRGTPLPPTLKDEGGPAPGPVPYPGAPPYGAQRYAPDGTPLFPGLPPAPPAGRPKDPGMGKPPAGSEPFVPPYPGTPAKPR
- a CDS encoding TetR/AcrR family transcriptional regulator, whose amino-acid sequence is MAVPKVSLEALVDAAADIADADGIDAVTMRRLAERCGVGVMTIYGYIRTKEQLLAVLADRYLAEIDMPDPDMAWQDQMVTLFRSVREVMLKHPTLVPIIANQRLDTTAAYRGAEVVCAALRAVGMPDRDVITSFATLTSFTVGSVQRELAAMDSAARPVLAALPVAEFPNVVSLFGPLVTGDPGQHFCDGLQMVIGAIDTRVPKRRKTRQLNR
- a CDS encoding MCE family protein, which translates into the protein MKQFSERNPYKIGIIGMAAVALAVFIALNYDKLTFLTGDKEYSAYFAEAGGLETNSVVEVSGARVGRVSSVGLDGPKVLVKFRIPGDIRLGDRTEASVKLKTLLGSKLIELTPRGDRPLTGAIPLERTTSAYQLPDVLGDLSKTVAKLNTDQLSTALSVVANEFNGTPPQVKAAAEGVARFAKTLDERDKELRNLLGNAAKVTKVLGDRSEQIVNLVGDTNMLLARLKAEDRYLDRIFNDNSNIVRALMGIIDDNHANLKPTLEKLNGVLGLLNNRKARIQEALKGLNSFALALGEAVASGPFFKAYLVNLLPGQFVQPFIDSAFSDLGLDPATLLPSQLTDPQTGQPATPPLPMPYPRTGQGGDPRLNIPDAITGNPGDLPCSVPGRPGAPGCYPLRPEPPAPPAGGPPPGPPPLGPGPGDASTGPVQEPAPGQVPPNQGPVLAPSESFGPRPGPAQGGQQ
- a CDS encoding MCE family protein, with the protein product MHENFRGILVRFAIYATVCSLGIALLLAVFSQFRFEESNNYSAVFANVSGLRENNFVRIAGVEVGKVKSIAVQPDSTVRVEFSADNSVTLTEGSRAVIRYDDLFGGRFLALEEGAGGVKKLNPGATIPLGRTQPALDLDALIGGLRPLFRSLDPDQVNALSGQLIQALQGQGATIGSVLTQAASVTGTLADRDQLFGQLITNLNTVLASAGDQDQQVAKAVDSLSTIMQTLKDRRNDVANGFKGAARLFKVGNEVVEAARTPLKPVVDEGGRVAGTIMADKDFVDNLINTLPDDYRIIGREGLYGDFFTFYLCDAILKVNGKNGQPTYVTLASQRSGRCTPK
- a CDS encoding DUF305 domain-containing protein, which gives rise to MITGEPAAYTPADVAFANDATAREDQGISMSRLVPDHSENPDVVAFAAKAVSALQVDTQVLKALRAQWKEGQDNPNGTSSPPTAPNAPDNNQTLAKLSTLHGPEFDTLWLNSMISLYQATIDLANGEVANGKNVDAVSLAKQIVKARQADVVQLQQLLAG
- a CDS encoding MlaE family ABC transporter permease; translation: MVSNAPLIGLAKKPLDKPVREVGSFMALALDTAVQAFRPPFFWREVVEQCWFIARVATFPAVAQSIAFNGMVVFLFGVATVSFGAGDVIGAASGLATVSQIGPVTTVFVLSGAAATAMCADLGSRTIREEIDAMRVLGIDPVHRLVVPRVVALLITGNLINAVVVIAGLSADYMFAVYALNGNPGAFASSLTLLTNGPTVVVSFLKASVFGVLAGLIACYKGMSAGGGPQGVGNAVNETVVFTFMALLIANIIISVLTATQTLAT
- a CDS encoding phosphotransferase family protein, giving the protein MTELGPGADILGPPIAKIVDSADDITTTWLTDALHLDGGRVASFTSELMSVGQLGSVARLALTYEDAGSDVPQTAMVKWPSKDAGSRAIGVTLGVYEGEVRFYQEIAPTIGTRVPGVYWADIEPSTGRFTLLLEDLSEIGAPGDMIAGGTPDQAARALEALVNLQAPRWSDPALREKDWLAHPSRSQNFFAGVEPALPLFVERFGDRLAAEDIAFVEQVAPYANAWATRMTAGPAVVLHGDYRMDNILFPHDTTAPVAVFDWQATSLGPPLVDVAVYLGGCLSLEDRRRQERDLLRHYHDGLIAQGVTGFTFDDVWESYRWCIFYGLMLSVPFSVQLERTERGDTLFAGMVRSYTQQARDLESMELLR
- a CDS encoding LLM class flavin-dependent oxidoreductase, with protein sequence MSKAATTALAFSCDRHTPPSDFAAAAAAAAQSGVVDELLIWDQMTNFWPRQLWHPDNSPMAAIIPDLDSYSDAFAMSAYLAASVPDIGMTISTDAIRRGPAELTQTMMTLANMTGGKAKVMIGAGEAKQVTPYGWKRSEGLARLEDQLKGFNALWDSTEPVDLPGNHWTFKQAWLGQSRTQRPNIWALGGGPKLFDLATTYADGISAIVPCVAPTPESWAQTVSTMKTELERKGRDPEQFEFGIWFMSLVHEDTDLLARALDNPLMRWMAGVFGRLDQSAWDAEGIEPPLPRDWHYAVKLLPVKWTQPEIDGLLSRTTHEMAKKSFVYGTPESVAAQVEQYIDAGATWVSVCDILPLLLDPADAQAGLARNIEICARLKKAGNP